Proteins from a single region of Lysinibacillus sp. JNUCC-52:
- a CDS encoding site-specific integrase has protein sequence MRNKKTSQIQPYKNKHGETLYMFQIYLGADELTGKQKRTTRRGFKTKKEAELALSRIKIQVAEGTYRKVRAESYQELYDLWIVQYEKTVEESTFVKTRGYFKNHILPSMGSYKIDKINIDICQKHFDEWAMKLSKARTIKSYAALVLDFGIKRGYLQTNPFTHIETRIKTKKLIEVEDKDENFYTREQLIEFLKCCELSLHFKSFALLRLLAFTGMRKSEALALTWNDLSLKENELTISKAIGRGESARLYLKTTKTGSSRTIKIDEETIAILKEWKRIQKQEYLVLGHNTMKANQLIFSNSKNKFVQPVQVQKWMYSVIKKHSLTRITPHGLRHTHCSLLFEAGASIKEVQDRLGHTDVKTTMDIYTHVTKKAQEGAIQKFVSYLEI, from the coding sequence ATGAGAAATAAGAAAACATCACAAATACAGCCTTATAAAAATAAGCATGGTGAAACATTATATATGTTCCAAATTTATTTAGGGGCTGATGAATTAACGGGAAAACAAAAAAGAACTACTAGACGTGGATTTAAAACAAAAAAAGAAGCTGAACTTGCTCTTTCACGTATCAAAATTCAAGTTGCTGAAGGAACCTATCGTAAAGTACGTGCCGAATCTTATCAAGAACTATATGATTTATGGATTGTTCAATATGAGAAAACGGTTGAAGAAAGCACTTTTGTAAAAACACGTGGATATTTTAAAAATCACATTCTTCCTTCAATGGGGAGCTATAAAATTGACAAAATCAATATAGATATTTGTCAAAAACATTTTGATGAATGGGCTATGAAGCTTTCAAAAGCTAGAACAATTAAATCATATGCAGCTCTAGTTTTAGATTTTGGAATAAAGCGAGGGTATCTTCAAACGAACCCATTTACTCATATCGAAACTAGAATCAAAACAAAAAAATTGATTGAAGTGGAAGATAAGGATGAAAACTTTTATACACGTGAACAATTGATTGAATTCTTGAAATGCTGCGAGTTATCTCTACACTTTAAATCATTTGCTCTATTACGTTTACTTGCTTTCACTGGTATGCGAAAAAGTGAAGCATTAGCCCTTACATGGAATGATTTAAGCTTAAAAGAAAATGAGCTTACGATTTCAAAAGCTATTGGTAGAGGGGAAAGTGCGAGGCTATATTTAAAAACAACGAAAACCGGTTCTTCTCGTACAATAAAAATTGATGAAGAAACAATTGCAATCTTGAAAGAGTGGAAGAGAATTCAAAAACAAGAATATCTAGTTTTGGGTCACAATACGATGAAAGCAAACCAGCTAATATTTAGTAATTCAAAAAACAAATTTGTTCAACCTGTTCAAGTCCAAAAATGGATGTATAGTGTAATAAAGAAGCATTCTTTAACGAGAATTACACCTCATGGACTAAGACATACACACTGCTCACTTCTATTTGAAGCTGGTGCATCAATTAAAGAAGTACAAGATCGTCTTGGCCATACAGATGTGAAAACCACAATGGATATCTATACACACGTTACGAAAAAAGCTCAAGAAGGTGCCATTCAAAAGTTTGTTTCATATCTTGAGATATAA
- the radC gene encoding RadC family protein: MTTINQNTFKSLIATTLREKEDGYILSEIFTRYPSIQELLDVTEEELLNIKGIGKTKAQQIIATLQLARMNPVTTEQRFRIRSPHDAYEFLNDIQHLQQEHFVILGLNTKNEVLFRKTIFIGSLNASICHPREIMKELIKRSCASAILSHNHPSGDTTPSPEDIQVTERLIEAGLIIGIDIVDHIIVGSNKYLSMKEKGYF; encoded by the coding sequence ATGACTACAATCAACCAAAACACATTCAAATCATTAATCGCAACGACATTACGTGAGAAGGAAGATGGCTACATTCTATCAGAAATCTTCACTCGTTATCCATCTATCCAAGAATTATTGGATGTGACGGAAGAAGAATTATTAAACATTAAAGGTATTGGTAAAACAAAAGCTCAACAAATCATCGCCACACTTCAATTAGCACGTATGAATCCAGTTACTACTGAACAACGTTTTCGTATTCGCTCACCACATGATGCTTATGAATTTTTGAATGATATACAGCATCTACAACAAGAGCATTTTGTTATCTTAGGGTTAAATACTAAAAATGAAGTATTGTTCCGTAAAACAATATTCATTGGTTCATTAAACGCATCTATCTGTCATCCACGTGAAATCATGAAAGAACTTATTAAACGTTCATGTGCTAGTGCAATCCTGTCACATAATCACCCTTCGGGAGACACGACACCATCTCCAGAGGATATTCAAGTTACTGAGCGATTAATAGAAGCTGGTTTAATCATCGGCATCGACATTGTCGACCATATCATCGTCGGCTCAAACAAATATCTGTCCATGAAAGAAAAAGGATACTTCTAA
- a CDS encoding MrcB family domain-containing protein, with product MDNLMIQVGEKLRNLRESRKINLRDLARDIKVNHTALNKIENGTQRLDMETLSKIVAYFSVPADYFINRSLKLEDVNVMNFANGNLNVAFKRLLDEYLIEKGKSFKGNELGHFVRNEFVEILNETMSLDESKYYVSASVGQGVWATIPWICCFDRSVSTSATSGYYLVYLFKEDMSGFYLSLNQGYTYFREKYGAKEGRQKIQHTAKLIRSMIEDSDDFNLTEIDLGSTRDLAVGYEKGHIYGKYYDTKKMPSDRELISDFRELLEAYQKIVVFMNGRSVKEFNDYLLLQDDLEFLEQDEEQYQKIANEITKEKLIPLFEFEDEPRSPKDPVVDEGGKERYPRSAKEAGDALIRAHYKCEVDPQHETFISKASKHSYAEAHHFVGISHYKKFPDVDLDRAANIVCLCPTCHRKIHNAVDEVRLPMIEALYYKIKDRLEQVGIEVTMTQLKEFYNIESNEG from the coding sequence ATGGATAATTTGATGATTCAAGTGGGGGAAAAGTTAAGAAATTTACGTGAAAGTAGAAAAATTAATCTCAGAGATTTAGCAAGAGATATAAAAGTGAACCATACGGCATTGAACAAAATTGAAAATGGCACACAGCGTTTAGATATGGAAACATTATCAAAAATCGTAGCGTACTTTAGCGTGCCAGCCGATTATTTTATTAATCGTTCTTTAAAATTAGAGGATGTTAATGTAATGAACTTTGCCAATGGAAATTTAAATGTGGCCTTTAAACGTCTGCTTGATGAATACCTAATCGAAAAAGGAAAATCTTTTAAAGGAAATGAGCTAGGGCATTTTGTTCGAAATGAATTTGTTGAAATTTTAAATGAGACAATGTCATTAGATGAGAGTAAATACTATGTTAGTGCCTCGGTTGGCCAGGGTGTATGGGCAACGATACCTTGGATATGTTGTTTTGATCGATCAGTATCGACTTCTGCAACAAGTGGTTACTACTTGGTTTATCTTTTCAAAGAAGATATGTCAGGATTTTATTTAAGCTTGAATCAAGGATACACTTATTTCCGTGAAAAGTATGGGGCTAAAGAAGGTCGTCAAAAAATTCAGCATACGGCAAAGCTTATTCGTTCAATGATTGAGGATTCAGATGATTTTAATTTAACAGAAATTGATTTAGGCTCAACAAGAGATTTAGCAGTAGGGTATGAAAAAGGCCATATTTATGGGAAGTACTACGATACTAAAAAAATGCCAAGTGATAGAGAACTTATCTCGGATTTCCGTGAATTATTGGAGGCTTATCAAAAAATCGTTGTATTTATGAATGGTCGTAGTGTAAAAGAGTTTAATGATTACTTACTACTTCAAGATGATTTAGAGTTTTTGGAACAGGATGAGGAGCAATATCAAAAAATAGCGAATGAAATTACAAAGGAAAAATTAATCCCACTGTTTGAATTTGAAGATGAGCCTCGCTCTCCGAAGGATCCAGTAGTTGATGAAGGTGGTAAAGAACGATATCCAAGAAGTGCGAAAGAAGCGGGAGATGCTTTAATTCGTGCGCATTATAAATGTGAAGTTGATCCACAGCATGAAACATTTATTTCTAAAGCATCAAAACATAGTTATGCTGAAGCACATCATTTTGTTGGGATTTCACATTATAAAAAATTTCCTGACGTTGATCTTGATCGAGCAGCAAATATTGTATGTTTATGTCCAACTTGTCACCGTAAAATTCATAATGCTGTCGACGAAGTACGTTTACCAATGATTGAGGCATTATATTACAAGATAAAAGACCGACTAGAACAAGTAGGAATTGAAGTAACGATGACACAGTTGAAAGAGTTCTATAACATTGAGAGTAATGAGGGGTAA
- a CDS encoding helix-turn-helix domain-containing protein, with translation MKVSHLNSELDHNSSHLENIITDAINKALLSTKQLMGINEWMSLKEGAKYAGVSYNTFMKFREMGLKVSEIDGVKRVSRKEIDHFLENHSF, from the coding sequence TTGAAAGTAAGTCATTTAAATTCAGAGTTAGACCATAATTCATCTCATTTAGAAAATATAATTACCGATGCTATAAACAAAGCGTTACTTTCAACCAAGCAATTGATGGGAATAAATGAATGGATGTCTTTAAAAGAAGGAGCGAAATACGCTGGTGTTTCTTACAACACATTTATGAAGTTCCGAGAAATGGGCTTGAAAGTTTCAGAAATTGATGGAGTTAAACGCGTATCGCGAAAAGAAATCGATCATTTCTTAGAAAATCATAGCTTTTGA